One genomic segment of Erythrolamprus reginae isolate rEryReg1 chromosome 2, rEryReg1.hap1, whole genome shotgun sequence includes these proteins:
- the LOC139162115 gene encoding LDL receptor repeat-containing protein egg-1-like isoform X1 has translation MLFAIGDGMMFWTTATRSRAIKVWYNPLEIVENWWFQTKQKLVDIKIYSKLYQQGRNGCSEKHGGCSQICLPNPHGRSCWCTTGYILERSTLCIKAVKCSEPFHACLDHTKCIVKEQVCDGNLDCQDGYDEMNCHYIVNKLQAITPSWTTQLPTKPFHEKKTLAPIKIHTKKPVTKKAHVQPQTKHKSTTVTVSKSATTTTTTQIRTSRRRQKPTRPAAGIWHHPFLVQGVKQNGLGSHACNSDTCNMRGDCTVENHRIRCSCMLGYSGDYCEKEKPRSMAGSVVLSVITVLLLVMGAAGIFIYFRRQRSRLRASSTESDKTLAIYQKDNQSDSFVEDETCINAAYDPGQEMVTPLTTKTSTDL, from the exons GTGCAATAAAGGTGTGGTATAATCCACTGGAAATAGTAGAAAACTGGTGGTTTCAAACAAAACAGAAACTTGTGGATATAAAGATCTACAGCAAACTATATCAACAAG GGAGGAATGGTTGTTCGGAAAAGCACGGGGGATGCAGTCAGATCTGTTTACCAAATCCGCATGGACGAAGCTGCTGGTGCACCACCGGGTACATTTTAGAACGCAGTACTCTGTGCATCAAAGCCGTGAAATGCTCGGAGCCTTTTCATGCCTGCTTGGACCACACCAAATGCATTGTAAAAGAGCAAGTCTGTGATGGGAATCTTGATTGCCAAGATGGATATGATGAGATGAATT GTCACTACATTGTCAATAAACTCCAGGCAATAACTCCATCCTGGACAACACAGCTGCCAACAAAACCCTTCCATGAAAAGAAAACTCTGGCACCCATCAAAATCCACACAAAGAAACCTGTCACTAAAAAGGCTCATGTGCAACCACAGACAAAACACAAGAGTACTACTGTTACTGTCTCTAAAAGtgcaacaacaactactactacgcAGATCCGTACTTCAAGAAGAAGGCAAAAACCTACACGACCTGCAGCAGGGATATGGCATCACCCCTTTCTGGTGCAGGGGGTCAAACAAAATGGCTTGGGGTCACATGCTTGTAACAGTGACACCTGCAACATGAGAGGAGACTGTACTGTGGAAAACCATAGAATAAGGTGCAGTTGCATGTTGGGATATAGTGGTGACTACTGCGAAAAAGAGAAACCAAGGTCTATGGCTGGTTCCGTTGTTTTGAGTGTCATTACTGTCTTACTACTTGTTATGGGAGCTGCAGGGATCTTTATCTACTTTCGGAGGCAAAGATCACGTCTAAG GGCATCCAGTACGGAATCTGATAAAACATTGGCCATCTACCAGAAGGATAACCAATCTGACAGCTTTGTTGAAGATGAAACGTGCATCAATGCTGCTTATGACCCAGGCCAG GAAATGGTAACTCCTCTGACGACAAAGACAAGCACAGATTTGTAA